One stretch of Thermodesulfobacteriota bacterium DNA includes these proteins:
- a CDS encoding AMP-binding protein, with protein sequence MGRLREKLIRYQLTKGIARQLSTTHMTGTLKSYFHRGGLEPLLGATIPEHFADVVKRFSDREAVVSILQNQRLTYAQLANAVDNLARGLLGIGFNKGDRIGIWSTNNIEWLLLQMATASIGAILVNINPANRSRELAHALKLANVQGLFLIPKFRTSDYVSMIIELIPELESKTPGKWKNEDFPAMRSVVIYNPDDADGTERPYAGFLTWWEVLAEGGKVTIERLRAATELLDRDDPINIQYTSGTTGFPKAVVLTHHNILNNAYFSSLAMHFTETDRLVVPIPFYHCFGMVLANLLCLSVGGCIVIPSEHFDALSVLRGVEQERCTAIHGVPTMFIAELEDPQFKEFDLSSLRTGIMAGAPCQPALMKRVMEDMHCSEILIGYGETEASPITHLTTRDDTLERRTETVGRNLPHQEVKVVDLDTGRTLPLGEVGEICFRGYHVMLGYYGDEESTRKAIDDHGWLHSGDLGTLDSEGYVQITGRLKEMIIRGGENIYPREIEDYIFTHPKVAEVAVFGVPDEYYGEEVMAWIKLHEGQTATENELRGFCKGKIAHFKIPKYIWFVEEFPMTVTGKLQKFRMREIAMEKLEKRKMK encoded by the coding sequence TTGGGAAGACTTAGAGAGAAGCTCATTCGGTACCAGTTGACAAAGGGGATTGCCAGACAATTATCTACAACCCATATGACAGGTACGCTAAAAAGCTATTTCCATCGAGGCGGTCTTGAGCCGCTGCTCGGTGCCACCATCCCTGAGCATTTTGCAGATGTGGTGAAACGATTTTCAGATCGAGAAGCAGTCGTCTCGATACTCCAGAATCAACGATTAACCTATGCACAGCTTGCAAACGCTGTAGATAACCTAGCGCGTGGGCTTTTGGGCATTGGTTTCAATAAAGGTGATCGAATTGGCATCTGGTCTACCAACAATATTGAATGGTTGTTGTTACAAATGGCTACCGCGAGCATAGGTGCTATCCTGGTCAACATAAATCCGGCCAATCGTAGCCGAGAATTGGCCCATGCCCTTAAGCTTGCTAATGTGCAGGGTCTATTTCTGATCCCAAAATTTCGCACCAGTGATTACGTGTCCATGATTATAGAGCTTATCCCGGAACTTGAATCCAAGACTCCCGGGAAGTGGAAGAACGAGGATTTCCCAGCTATGAGAAGTGTAGTTATTTACAACCCGGATGACGCCGATGGAACAGAGCGCCCATACGCCGGTTTTCTCACCTGGTGGGAAGTGCTTGCCGAGGGCGGAAAGGTAACAATTGAGAGGCTTCGGGCGGCGACAGAATTACTTGACCGCGACGACCCAATTAATATCCAGTATACATCGGGTACCACCGGTTTCCCCAAGGCTGTTGTCCTGACCCATCACAACATCCTTAATAATGCTTATTTCTCCTCTCTTGCGATGCATTTTACCGAGACTGACCGTCTCGTGGTACCCATTCCATTCTATCATTGCTTTGGCATGGTACTTGCCAATTTGCTTTGTTTGTCTGTAGGCGGCTGCATCGTGATCCCCAGTGAGCATTTTGATGCGCTATCTGTACTCAGAGGGGTAGAACAGGAGAGGTGTACGGCCATACACGGGGTACCGACCATGTTCATCGCCGAACTGGAGGATCCCCAATTCAAAGAGTTTGATCTATCTAGCCTCAGAACTGGAATAATGGCGGGTGCCCCTTGCCAGCCGGCCCTTATGAAGCGTGTTATGGAGGATATGCATTGCAGTGAAATACTTATAGGTTATGGAGAAACCGAGGCTTCACCGATCACGCATTTAACCACACGTGATGATACATTAGAGCGGCGCACTGAGACCGTAGGTAGAAACTTGCCGCATCAGGAGGTCAAGGTGGTAGATCTTGATACTGGACGGACCCTGCCACTTGGTGAGGTTGGTGAGATCTGTTTCCGCGGGTACCACGTTATGCTCGGGTATTATGGAGATGAGGAATCAACCCGTAAAGCCATTGACGATCATGGTTGGCTGCATTCCGGTGATCTGGGTACACTGGATTCCGAGGGTTACGTGCAAATTACAGGAAGGTTGAAGGAAATGATTATTCGCGGGGGGGAAAATATCTATCCAAGAGAGATTGAAGACTATATCTTTACTCACCCAAAAGTGGCGGAAGTTGCTGTGTTTGGGGTGCCGGATGAATATTACGGCGAAGAGGTGATGGCATGGATTAAGCTACACGAGGGACAAACGGCAACCGAGAATGAACTGAGGGGATTTTGCAAGGGTAAGATTGCTCACTTCAAGATACCTAAATATATCTGGTTTGTGGAGGAATTTCCCATGACAGTAACCGGTAAGCTCCAAAAGTTTCGCATGCGAGAAATCGCGATGGAAAAACTGGAGAAACGGAAAATGAAATGA
- a CDS encoding thiamine pyrophosphate-dependent enzyme: MSETETAFRRMKDLPSTHLLGTGTPMCAGCGGLQALHVIYDILGGKTVFVNAAGCMTLLSVYPFTPFRGSWLYTSMASAPAGAQGIRDALDILLEQNRITPEEDLDVVVLTGDGAAYGMGLSATSGAMERDLDFIYICYDNEGYGNTGQQYSGATPHAARTATSKGPRGFVGYKKDLFSIWAAHKPAYLATVIGSEPVDLARKIEKVKDLRGPRMIITLAPCPTGWDFDPSESIEIGKLAVKTGVWPLKEYVNGKVVHTKKPYPRIPIEEYLRRQGRFAHLFKPERNERLLAELQAKVDEYWEDLERSSFGTS; the protein is encoded by the coding sequence ATGAGCGAAACCGAAACTGCATTTAGACGGATGAAGGATTTGCCCTCCACACACCTGCTGGGTACTGGAACCCCTATGTGCGCCGGTTGCGGTGGGTTACAGGCGCTTCACGTGATCTATGACATCCTGGGTGGAAAGACTGTATTTGTAAATGCCGCAGGCTGCATGACACTACTATCCGTTTATCCATTCACACCGTTTAGGGGCTCCTGGCTATACACGTCTATGGCTTCTGCGCCCGCTGGAGCGCAGGGGATTCGTGATGCGTTGGATATTCTGTTGGAACAAAATCGTATTACGCCCGAAGAGGATCTGGATGTCGTGGTGCTGACAGGTGATGGTGCTGCCTATGGAATGGGACTCTCTGCCACATCAGGCGCTATGGAACGGGATCTGGATTTTATTTACATCTGTTACGACAATGAGGGATATGGCAACACTGGGCAACAGTACTCTGGTGCAACACCGCATGCGGCAAGGACGGCAACAAGCAAAGGTCCCCGCGGTTTTGTCGGATACAAGAAGGACTTGTTTTCCATATGGGCTGCGCATAAGCCTGCCTACTTGGCAACTGTAATAGGCAGCGAGCCAGTTGACCTTGCGCGTAAAATTGAAAAGGTTAAGGACTTAAGAGGCCCTCGTATGATAATTACCCTTGCACCTTGCCCAACAGGTTGGGATTTCGATCCGAGCGAGAGTATAGAGATTGGAAAGCTTGCTGTAAAAACAGGCGTGTGGCCTTTAAAAGAATACGTGAATGGTAAAGTGGTACACACGAAAAAGCCCTATCCGAGAATACCTATTGAAGAGTATTTGAGGAGACAGGGGAGGTTTGCCCACCTGTTTAAACCAGAGCGAAACGAGAGATTGCTCGCAGAGCTTCAGGCAAAGGTAGATGAGTATTGGGAAGACTTAGAGAGAAGCTCATTCGGTACCAGTTGA
- a CDS encoding DEAD/DEAH box helicase — MKFEEFYLSEGVSKAIREIGLSTPTPVQQESIPQLLSGRDLIGQAQTGTGKTFAFAIPIVEKINPSEKVVQAIVLTPTRELALQVAKEFEKIGKHKKTYVIPVYGGQPIGKQLAQLRKGVHIVVGTPGRVIDHIRRGTLNLQSVRFAVLDEADRMLDMGFIDDMKFILAQIPKNCQRMMFSATIPAEISWLAKRYMKDPVEVKISKDTPTVPQTSHKFYVVTEFDKFNVLCRLIDSELDGLLLVFRKTKTGVDDLATALNRKGYKVRGLHGDYSQREREKVMRLFRNGQVDILIATDVAARGLDVSGITHVVNYDIPQDPESYIHRIGRTGRAGKEGMAITFITHWQYTEFKRIQAFSKVKIEKANIPSVTDYDRVARA; from the coding sequence ACTAAGCACTCCCACCCCTGTTCAGCAGGAATCAATTCCACAGCTTCTAAGTGGAAGGGATTTAATAGGCCAGGCTCAGACTGGCACCGGCAAGACGTTCGCCTTTGCCATACCGATTGTTGAAAAGATCAATCCTTCGGAAAAGGTGGTTCAGGCAATAGTGCTCACTCCGACCAGAGAGCTAGCGCTTCAGGTCGCAAAGGAATTTGAAAAAATAGGAAAACATAAGAAGACGTATGTAATTCCCGTTTATGGTGGTCAGCCTATAGGTAAACAGCTGGCTCAGCTCAGGAAAGGAGTTCATATCGTGGTGGGAACCCCCGGGAGGGTCATTGATCATATAAGGCGCGGTACGTTAAACCTCCAGTCCGTACGTTTTGCTGTACTGGATGAAGCGGACCGGATGCTCGATATGGGATTTATCGACGACATGAAGTTTATCCTTGCCCAAATCCCGAAAAACTGTCAGAGAATGATGTTCTCGGCCACAATTCCAGCAGAGATCTCTTGGCTGGCAAAACGTTATATGAAGGACCCGGTAGAGGTAAAGATCTCAAAAGATACGCCTACGGTTCCCCAAACCAGTCATAAGTTTTATGTTGTTACGGAGTTCGATAAGTTTAATGTCCTCTGCAGATTAATTGATTCAGAATTGGACGGGTTACTTCTTGTATTCCGTAAGACTAAGACAGGTGTAGATGATCTGGCGACTGCACTTAACAGAAAGGGTTATAAAGTCCGAGGGCTTCATGGGGATTATTCTCAAAGAGAGCGAGAAAAGGTTATGAGGCTCTTTAGAAACGGACAGGTTGATATTCTAATTGCCACCGATGTCGCTGCAAGAGGGCTCGACGTTAGTGGTATTACGCACGTAGTAAACTATGATATTCCTCAAGATCCCGAAAGCTATATACACAGAATAGGAAGAACAGGTAGAGCCGGTAAGGAAGGCATGGCCATCACCTTTATTACTCACTGGCAATATACCGAGTTTAAGAGAATACAAGCATTTTCAAAGGTTAAGATTGAGAAGGCAAACATTCCATCTGTTACAGATTACGATCGTGTTGCTAGAGCGTAA